A genomic segment from Paenibacillus sp. FSL K6-1096 encodes:
- a CDS encoding prepilin-type N-terminal cleavage/methylation domain-containing protein has protein sequence MSWTDPRNRSRKRGREAGFTLIEVLAAIVILSIVSLVLTSYFTHALSYSKSNQSKTVMVNLARNALFYMEKQDFEEMKVFLRGRPATGSQPEIIGHPAIQAASCIPLTQTTADCSAYSTAVSDVTTLAKVLNPTINNINYHIDIEYQSSLHTGMINSSDSIEKATAEYLLPVRIRVRDSNQGTTNAKETIVEGYITDEQIR, from the coding sequence ATGTCCTGGACAGACCCACGGAACCGCAGCCGGAAGCGGGGCAGAGAAGCCGGCTTCACCCTGATCGAGGTGCTGGCCGCCATCGTCATCTTGTCGATCGTATCGCTGGTGCTGACCTCTTACTTCACCCACGCGCTGTCCTACTCCAAATCCAACCAGAGCAAGACAGTCATGGTCAATCTGGCGCGCAATGCTTTGTTTTATATGGAGAAGCAGGATTTTGAGGAGATGAAGGTCTTCCTTAGAGGCAGACCTGCAACAGGATCACAGCCTGAGATTATAGGTCATCCGGCTATTCAAGCAGCCAGTTGTATCCCGTTGACACAGACGACAGCTGATTGTAGTGCTTACAGCACTGCGGTGAGTGATGTAACTACATTAGCGAAGGTACTCAATCCCACCATTAATAACATCAATTATCATATAGACATAGAGTATCAATCTTCTCTGCATACTGGAATGATCAATTCATCTGATTCTATTGAGAAGGCTACTGCCGAGTATCTTTTGCCTGTCCGGATCAGAGTGAGAGACTCAAATCAGGGTACAACCAATGCTAAGGAGACTATAGTGGAGGGGTATATTACCGATGAGCAAATTCGTTAA
- a CDS encoding alpha/beta hydrolase family protein, translated as MALIECRFYSEVLGLSTSMTVILPQQTTTQIGMSNVSRGKLHPTLYLLHGLSDDDSIWLRRTSIERYVAEMGIAVVMPQVHRSFYTDMATGGRYWTFISEELPALARSFFPLSDKREDNFVAGLSMGGYGAMKLGLRKPENWAAAASLSGALDMVHQSLNWEDASQKSKEYLQIFGDQDIAGTPEDLLWLLQEVDRSEGPKPLLYQCCGTEDFLYEDNQTFRKACGETGLSLTYEEGPGEHEWGYWDTKIRDVLKWLPLQK; from the coding sequence ATGGCTTTGATTGAATGCAGGTTCTATTCAGAGGTGCTGGGTCTCAGTACTTCGATGACAGTGATTCTGCCGCAGCAGACCACGACGCAGATTGGAATGAGCAATGTATCGAGAGGAAAGCTTCACCCGACGCTGTACTTGCTGCACGGTTTGTCTGACGATGATTCGATCTGGCTCCGCCGGACCTCGATTGAGCGTTATGTGGCGGAGATGGGCATCGCCGTGGTTATGCCGCAGGTGCACCGCAGCTTCTACACCGATATGGCCACAGGGGGACGGTACTGGACCTTCATCAGCGAGGAATTGCCTGCGCTGGCCCGCTCTTTCTTCCCGTTGTCGGACAAGCGCGAGGATAACTTCGTGGCCGGACTGTCGATGGGCGGTTACGGGGCAATGAAGCTTGGGCTGCGCAAGCCGGAGAACTGGGCCGCTGCCGCAAGTCTCTCGGGGGCGCTGGATATGGTGCATCAATCTCTGAACTGGGAAGATGCGTCGCAGAAGTCTAAAGAGTATTTGCAGATTTTTGGAGACCAGGACATTGCTGGTACACCGGAAGATTTGCTCTGGCTGCTGCAGGAAGTAGACCGTTCTGAGGGGCCGAAGCCACTGCTCTATCAGTGCTGTGGAACCGAGGATTTCCTTTATGAGGACAACCAGACCTTCCGTAAGGCCTGCGGTGAGACCGGGCTGTCTCTGACCTATGAAGAGGGCCCCGGCGAGCATGAGTGGGGTTATTGGGACACCAAGATCCGCGATGTGCTGAAGTGGCTGCCGCTCCAGAAGTAA